A genomic stretch from Capricornis sumatraensis isolate serow.1 chromosome 4, serow.2, whole genome shotgun sequence includes:
- the TMCC3 gene encoding transmembrane and coiled-coil domain protein 3 isoform X3, protein MNTLSLPLNIRRGGSDTNLNFDVPDGILDFHKVKLNADSLRQKILKVTEQIKIEQTSRDGNVAEYLKLVSSADKQQAGRIKQVFEKKNQKSAHSIAQLQKKLDQYHRKLRELEQNGALRSAKDTAKDQLKDIPPSLKDAQAKSRTAPHSLESSKSGMPGVSLTPPVFVFNKSREFANLIRNKFGSADNIAHLKNSLEEFRPEASARAYGGSATIVNKPKYGSDDECSSGTSGSADSNGNQSFAAGGSGALDGPSKLTAILEELREIKDTQAQLAEDIEALKVQFKREYGFISQTLQEERYRYERLEDQLHDLTDLHQHETANLKQELASIEEKVAYQAHERSRDIQEALESCQTRISKLELHQQEQQALQTDTVNAKVLLGKCINVVLAFMTVILVCVSTIAKFISPMMKSRFHILGTFFAVTLFAIFCKNWDHILCAIERIIIPR, encoded by the exons ATGAATACCCTAAGCCTGCCCCTGAACATCCGCAGAGGCGGGTCAGACACCAACCTCAACTTCGATGTACCGGATGGCATCCTGGACTTCCACAAGGTCAAACTCAATGCGGACAGCCTGAGACAGAAAatcctcaaggtcacagagcagatAAAAATCGAGCAAACGTCCCGTGATGGGAACGTGGCAGAGTATTTGAAGCTGGTCAGCAGCGCGGACAAGCAGCAGGCTGGCCGCATCAAGCAGGTGTTCGAGAAGAAGAACCAGAAGTCGGCTCACTCCATCGCCCAGCTGCAGAAGAAGTTAGATCAGTACCACCGGAAGCTCCGGGAGCTCGAGCAGAACGGGGCCCTCCGGAGCGCCAAGGACACTGCCAAGGACCAGCTGAAGGATATCCCGCCCTCTCTGAAGGATGCCCAGGCCAAGTCCCGCACTGCCCCCCACAGCCTGGAGAGCAGCAAGTCGGGCATGCCCGGGGTGTCCCTCACCCCACCCGTGTTTGTCTTCAACAAGTCCAGAGAGTTCGCCAACTTGATCCGGAATAAGTTCGGCAGCGCTGACAACATTGCCCACCTGAAGAACTCCTTGGAGGAGTTCCGGCCCGAGGCCAGCGCCAGGGCCTACGGGGGCAGCGCCACCATCGTGAACAAGCCCAAATACGGCAGCGACGACGAGTGCTCGAGCGGCACGTCCGGCTCCGCCGACAGCAATGGGAACCAGTCGTTCGCGGCTGGGGGCTCGGGCGCCCTGGACGGCCCAAGCAAACTCACGGCCATCCTGGAGGAGCTCCGGGAGATCAAGGACACCCAGGCGCAGCTGGCTGAGGACATCGAGGCCCTCAAGGTGCAGTTCAAGAGGGAGTACGGCTTCATCTCTCAGACGCTGCAAGAGGAGAGATACAG GTACGAGCGACTGGAGGACCAGCTCCATGACCTCACGGACCTGCATCAGCACGAGACGGCCAACCTGAAGCAGGAGCTAGCCAGCATCGAGGAGAAGGTGGCCTACCAAGCCCACGAGCGCTCGCGGGACATCCAG GAAGCCCTGGAGTCCTGTCAGACTCGCATCTCAAAGCTGGAGCTCCACCAGCAGGAGCAGCAAGCCCTGCAGACGGACACGGTGAACGCCAAAGTCCTGCTGGGCAAGTGCATCAATGTCGTCCTCGCCTTCATGACCGTCATCTTGGTGTGCGTGTCCACCATCGCCAAGTTCATCTCGCCCATGATGAAAAGCCGCTTCCACATCCTCGGCACCTTCTTCGCTGTGACTCTCTTTGCGATATTTTGTAAAAACTGGGACCACATTCTCTGTGCCATAGAAAGGATAATAATACCAAGATGA
- the TMCC3 gene encoding transmembrane and coiled-coil domain protein 3 isoform X1 produces MPGSDTALTVDRTYSDPGRHHHYKRRVERHDMNTLSLPLNIRRGGSDTNLNFDVPDGILDFHKVKLNADSLRQKILKVTEQIKIEQTSRDGNVAEYLKLVSSADKQQAGRIKQVFEKKNQKSAHSIAQLQKKLDQYHRKLRELEQNGALRSAKDTAKDQLKDIPPSLKDAQAKSRTAPHSLESSKSGMPGVSLTPPVFVFNKSREFANLIRNKFGSADNIAHLKNSLEEFRPEASARAYGGSATIVNKPKYGSDDECSSGTSGSADSNGNQSFAAGGSGALDGPSKLTAILEELREIKDTQAQLAEDIEALKVQFKREYGFISQTLQEERYRYERLEDQLHDLTDLHQHETANLKQELASIEEKVAYQAHERSRDIQEALESCQTRISKLELHQQEQQALQTDTVNAKVLLGKCINVVLAFMTVILVCVSTIAKFISPMMKSRFHILGTFFAVTLFAIFCKNWDHILCAIERIIIPR; encoded by the exons GTAGAACGTCATGACATGAATACCCTAAGCCTGCCCCTGAACATCCGCAGAGGCGGGTCAGACACCAACCTCAACTTCGATGTACCGGATGGCATCCTGGACTTCCACAAGGTCAAACTCAATGCGGACAGCCTGAGACAGAAAatcctcaaggtcacagagcagatAAAAATCGAGCAAACGTCCCGTGATGGGAACGTGGCAGAGTATTTGAAGCTGGTCAGCAGCGCGGACAAGCAGCAGGCTGGCCGCATCAAGCAGGTGTTCGAGAAGAAGAACCAGAAGTCGGCTCACTCCATCGCCCAGCTGCAGAAGAAGTTAGATCAGTACCACCGGAAGCTCCGGGAGCTCGAGCAGAACGGGGCCCTCCGGAGCGCCAAGGACACTGCCAAGGACCAGCTGAAGGATATCCCGCCCTCTCTGAAGGATGCCCAGGCCAAGTCCCGCACTGCCCCCCACAGCCTGGAGAGCAGCAAGTCGGGCATGCCCGGGGTGTCCCTCACCCCACCCGTGTTTGTCTTCAACAAGTCCAGAGAGTTCGCCAACTTGATCCGGAATAAGTTCGGCAGCGCTGACAACATTGCCCACCTGAAGAACTCCTTGGAGGAGTTCCGGCCCGAGGCCAGCGCCAGGGCCTACGGGGGCAGCGCCACCATCGTGAACAAGCCCAAATACGGCAGCGACGACGAGTGCTCGAGCGGCACGTCCGGCTCCGCCGACAGCAATGGGAACCAGTCGTTCGCGGCTGGGGGCTCGGGCGCCCTGGACGGCCCAAGCAAACTCACGGCCATCCTGGAGGAGCTCCGGGAGATCAAGGACACCCAGGCGCAGCTGGCTGAGGACATCGAGGCCCTCAAGGTGCAGTTCAAGAGGGAGTACGGCTTCATCTCTCAGACGCTGCAAGAGGAGAGATACAG GTACGAGCGACTGGAGGACCAGCTCCATGACCTCACGGACCTGCATCAGCACGAGACGGCCAACCTGAAGCAGGAGCTAGCCAGCATCGAGGAGAAGGTGGCCTACCAAGCCCACGAGCGCTCGCGGGACATCCAG GAAGCCCTGGAGTCCTGTCAGACTCGCATCTCAAAGCTGGAGCTCCACCAGCAGGAGCAGCAAGCCCTGCAGACGGACACGGTGAACGCCAAAGTCCTGCTGGGCAAGTGCATCAATGTCGTCCTCGCCTTCATGACCGTCATCTTGGTGTGCGTGTCCACCATCGCCAAGTTCATCTCGCCCATGATGAAAAGCCGCTTCCACATCCTCGGCACCTTCTTCGCTGTGACTCTCTTTGCGATATTTTGTAAAAACTGGGACCACATTCTCTGTGCCATAGAAAGGATAATAATACCAAGATGA
- the TMCC3 gene encoding transmembrane and coiled-coil domain protein 3 isoform X2 yields the protein MLICQRKQPGSLTAKSCVERGGQEVERHDMNTLSLPLNIRRGGSDTNLNFDVPDGILDFHKVKLNADSLRQKILKVTEQIKIEQTSRDGNVAEYLKLVSSADKQQAGRIKQVFEKKNQKSAHSIAQLQKKLDQYHRKLRELEQNGALRSAKDTAKDQLKDIPPSLKDAQAKSRTAPHSLESSKSGMPGVSLTPPVFVFNKSREFANLIRNKFGSADNIAHLKNSLEEFRPEASARAYGGSATIVNKPKYGSDDECSSGTSGSADSNGNQSFAAGGSGALDGPSKLTAILEELREIKDTQAQLAEDIEALKVQFKREYGFISQTLQEERYRYERLEDQLHDLTDLHQHETANLKQELASIEEKVAYQAHERSRDIQEALESCQTRISKLELHQQEQQALQTDTVNAKVLLGKCINVVLAFMTVILVCVSTIAKFISPMMKSRFHILGTFFAVTLFAIFCKNWDHILCAIERIIIPR from the exons ATGCTCATCTGCCAAAGAAAGCAACCAGGATCTCTTACAGCCAAGTCGTGTGTGGAGAGAGGGGGCCAAGAA GTAGAACGTCATGACATGAATACCCTAAGCCTGCCCCTGAACATCCGCAGAGGCGGGTCAGACACCAACCTCAACTTCGATGTACCGGATGGCATCCTGGACTTCCACAAGGTCAAACTCAATGCGGACAGCCTGAGACAGAAAatcctcaaggtcacagagcagatAAAAATCGAGCAAACGTCCCGTGATGGGAACGTGGCAGAGTATTTGAAGCTGGTCAGCAGCGCGGACAAGCAGCAGGCTGGCCGCATCAAGCAGGTGTTCGAGAAGAAGAACCAGAAGTCGGCTCACTCCATCGCCCAGCTGCAGAAGAAGTTAGATCAGTACCACCGGAAGCTCCGGGAGCTCGAGCAGAACGGGGCCCTCCGGAGCGCCAAGGACACTGCCAAGGACCAGCTGAAGGATATCCCGCCCTCTCTGAAGGATGCCCAGGCCAAGTCCCGCACTGCCCCCCACAGCCTGGAGAGCAGCAAGTCGGGCATGCCCGGGGTGTCCCTCACCCCACCCGTGTTTGTCTTCAACAAGTCCAGAGAGTTCGCCAACTTGATCCGGAATAAGTTCGGCAGCGCTGACAACATTGCCCACCTGAAGAACTCCTTGGAGGAGTTCCGGCCCGAGGCCAGCGCCAGGGCCTACGGGGGCAGCGCCACCATCGTGAACAAGCCCAAATACGGCAGCGACGACGAGTGCTCGAGCGGCACGTCCGGCTCCGCCGACAGCAATGGGAACCAGTCGTTCGCGGCTGGGGGCTCGGGCGCCCTGGACGGCCCAAGCAAACTCACGGCCATCCTGGAGGAGCTCCGGGAGATCAAGGACACCCAGGCGCAGCTGGCTGAGGACATCGAGGCCCTCAAGGTGCAGTTCAAGAGGGAGTACGGCTTCATCTCTCAGACGCTGCAAGAGGAGAGATACAG GTACGAGCGACTGGAGGACCAGCTCCATGACCTCACGGACCTGCATCAGCACGAGACGGCCAACCTGAAGCAGGAGCTAGCCAGCATCGAGGAGAAGGTGGCCTACCAAGCCCACGAGCGCTCGCGGGACATCCAG GAAGCCCTGGAGTCCTGTCAGACTCGCATCTCAAAGCTGGAGCTCCACCAGCAGGAGCAGCAAGCCCTGCAGACGGACACGGTGAACGCCAAAGTCCTGCTGGGCAAGTGCATCAATGTCGTCCTCGCCTTCATGACCGTCATCTTGGTGTGCGTGTCCACCATCGCCAAGTTCATCTCGCCCATGATGAAAAGCCGCTTCCACATCCTCGGCACCTTCTTCGCTGTGACTCTCTTTGCGATATTTTGTAAAAACTGGGACCACATTCTCTGTGCCATAGAAAGGATAATAATACCAAGATGA